One window of Pseudomonas sp. FP198 genomic DNA carries:
- a CDS encoding nicotinamidase yields MNSLTRKTASFDVDAQKSFTPLCPDELPVPGGDEIAGELNFIASLASLRIGSKDAHSPLAPWVVSDHSQMFVPTGLEHADITWVSHCVPGTEGFALLDQLPAPYDYDYFVWKGVEPDLHPYGACYHDLHGKLSTGVIEYLKGLKVEQVIVGGLALDFCVKTTALQLAAAGFKVIVHLPACRAISETGASQAIQELQQAGVAVTATREETSRLANA; encoded by the coding sequence ATGAACAGCCTGACCCGGAAAACAGCTTCCTTCGATGTTGATGCGCAAAAGAGCTTTACGCCGCTGTGCCCTGATGAGCTTCCGGTGCCGGGCGGTGATGAGATTGCCGGTGAGCTGAATTTCATCGCGTCCCTGGCCAGCCTTCGCATCGGCAGCAAGGACGCCCATTCGCCCCTGGCCCCGTGGGTGGTCTCCGATCATTCGCAGATGTTCGTGCCGACCGGGCTCGAGCACGCCGACATCACCTGGGTCAGCCACTGCGTTCCCGGCACCGAAGGTTTCGCCCTGCTGGATCAACTACCGGCCCCATACGATTACGATTATTTCGTCTGGAAGGGCGTCGAGCCGGATCTGCACCCCTATGGCGCCTGCTACCACGACTTGCACGGCAAGCTCTCCACTGGCGTGATCGAGTACCTGAAAGGCCTGAAAGTGGAGCAGGTGATTGTCGGCGGGCTGGCGCTGGATTTCTGCGTCAAGACCACCGCTCTGCAACTGGCCGCCGCTGGCTTCAAGGTCATCGTTCACCTCCCGGCCTGCCGGGCCATCAGTGAAACGGGGGCCAGCCAAGCCATTCAAGAACTCCAGCAAGCGGGCGTCGCGGTTACCGCCACTCGTGAAGAAACCAGCCGCTTGGCAAACGCATAA
- a CDS encoding adenylyltransferase/cytidyltransferase family protein, which yields MFEIAVYGGAFNPPHAGHAQVMIEASNQARRVLVAPSFRHPYGKQMVDYDVRLNWLESIVEHVQPLCYAEVRASRVEQVVARGVEGAIYSYTVLAHLADSLALDGKRIALVVGEDVADLLPTFYRGQELLERFSILRVSEKIHVRSTVVRERLALGKPLPSHWIAPGMNPLNYDLYANHGNRHAH from the coding sequence ATGTTCGAAATAGCCGTCTATGGTGGTGCTTTCAATCCCCCTCATGCCGGTCACGCCCAGGTGATGATCGAAGCCTCGAACCAAGCCAGGCGCGTATTGGTCGCCCCTAGCTTCCGGCATCCCTACGGCAAACAAATGGTCGACTACGACGTTCGCCTGAACTGGCTGGAATCCATCGTCGAACACGTCCAGCCCTTGTGCTACGCCGAAGTGCGCGCAAGCCGGGTCGAGCAGGTCGTGGCTCGTGGCGTTGAAGGCGCCATCTACAGCTATACCGTGCTCGCCCACCTCGCCGACAGCCTGGCCCTGGACGGCAAGCGGATCGCGTTGGTGGTGGGCGAGGATGTCGCGGATTTGCTGCCGACTTTCTATCGCGGCCAGGAATTGCTTGAGCGTTTTTCCATCCTTCGCGTGAGCGAAAAGATCCACGTGCGCAGCACGGTGGTTCGCGAACGACTGGCCTTGGGCAAGCCGCTGCCCAGCCACTGGATAGCTCCCGGCATGAACCCGTTAAACTATGACCTTTACGCTAACCACGGAAATCGACATGCCCACTAG
- a CDS encoding NUDIX hydrolase — translation MPTSTAPARGYLHTIDLCVLRFCRETQALEILLNRREAEPFAGHWALPGIVVNGDVEDLTLNDAVERLRNSNKVGMPLAWIEQVGTVGDAFRDPRCWSSSTFYLAIANEAVLLAGHQGFFSLKDVADASIKLPFDHNSLVAAVQERLLSKALYSSLPLMFLGPEFSAPEAVDIFSVVLGRPVLKTSMRQRLLKMTEAGYLQETGRKKAGDGGRPQRTVENLKPASVYLFDRCFLE, via the coding sequence ATGCCCACTAGCACAGCCCCCGCGCGCGGTTATCTGCACACCATCGACCTCTGCGTGCTGCGCTTCTGCCGGGAGACCCAGGCGCTGGAAATCCTCCTGAACCGACGGGAAGCCGAGCCGTTCGCCGGCCATTGGGCGTTGCCCGGGATCGTGGTCAATGGGGATGTCGAAGATCTCACGCTGAACGACGCCGTGGAGCGCCTGCGCAATTCAAACAAGGTCGGCATGCCGCTGGCCTGGATCGAACAGGTCGGCACCGTCGGCGACGCGTTCCGCGATCCGCGCTGCTGGTCATCCTCGACGTTCTACCTGGCGATTGCCAACGAAGCGGTCCTGCTCGCCGGGCATCAGGGATTTTTCTCTCTCAAGGATGTCGCTGATGCCTCGATCAAACTTCCTTTCGATCACAACAGCCTGGTGGCGGCGGTCCAGGAACGGTTGTTGTCCAAAGCCCTCTACAGCAGCCTGCCGCTGATGTTCCTGGGCCCGGAATTCAGCGCGCCGGAAGCGGTGGATATTTTCTCCGTGGTGCTCGGTCGTCCGGTGCTCAAGACCAGCATGCGCCAGCGGCTGCTGAAAATGACCGAGGCTGGCTATTTGCAGGAAACCGGTCGCAAAAAAGCCGGCGACGGCGGCCGCCCGCAACGCACGGTGGAAAATCTCAAACCGGCCAGCGTTTATCTTTTTGACCGGTGTTTTCTGGAGTGA